One window of Archangium lipolyticum genomic DNA carries:
- a CDS encoding mersacidin/lichenicidin family type 2 lantibiotic, which produces MSRREQIIRAWKDPEYRARLSAEQRAELPESPAGQSMTELEESQLDHAVGGGLPTFSTIIRCIRLTLA; this is translated from the coding sequence ATGAGTCGTCGAGAGCAGATCATCCGCGCGTGGAAGGACCCGGAGTACCGGGCGAGACTGTCGGCCGAGCAGCGCGCGGAGTTGCCGGAGAGCCCGGCGGGCCAGTCGATGACGGAGCTCGAGGAGTCGCAACTGGACCACGCCGTGGGCGGCGGACTCCCTACCTTCTCCACGATCATCCGCTGCATCAGGTTGACGCTCGCGTAG
- a CDS encoding catalase family protein — MDTPSDRERAAITRIQNLFLGLQAGRYVGLDRRVQRPVFLKPQGHARGVFTIRPDLPQELRVGVFALEESSAWVRFSSDTVPQVPDAANSTLGLAIKLLDVPGPKLLGGEEQALTHDFVLQNHDVFFVDDAETFAEFTEVSLSSPEAFEAFLSSHPDTARILQEMAKDEESVLLAHYSSTVPYAFGDRFVKYAVRPGADTCNPPPVPREKRGPNYLRRDLRRRLLERGARFDFFLQFQKDPETMPLEKATVRWSEELSPLIKVATLELPAGQDIDTPGQPEAIDNLSYSPWHALAEHSPVGSINRARRAVYKASADYRRRRNHVPIGEPSEAV, encoded by the coding sequence ATGGACACCCCGTCGGACCGCGAGCGCGCGGCGATCACCCGGATCCAGAACCTGTTCCTCGGCCTCCAGGCGGGCCGCTACGTCGGCCTGGACCGCCGCGTCCAGCGGCCGGTCTTCCTCAAGCCCCAGGGCCATGCCCGCGGCGTGTTCACCATCCGGCCGGACCTCCCCCAGGAGCTGCGCGTCGGAGTCTTCGCCCTGGAGGAGAGCTCCGCCTGGGTCCGCTTCTCCTCCGACACCGTGCCCCAGGTCCCCGATGCCGCGAACTCCACCCTAGGACTGGCCATCAAGCTGCTCGACGTGCCGGGCCCCAAGCTCCTCGGCGGTGAGGAGCAGGCCCTGACGCACGACTTCGTGCTGCAGAACCACGATGTCTTCTTCGTCGACGATGCCGAGACGTTCGCCGAATTCACCGAGGTCTCCCTGTCGAGCCCGGAGGCCTTCGAGGCCTTCCTCTCGAGCCACCCCGACACGGCGCGGATCCTCCAGGAGATGGCGAAGGACGAGGAGAGCGTCCTGCTCGCCCACTACTCGAGCACCGTTCCGTACGCGTTCGGCGATCGCTTCGTCAAATACGCCGTCAGGCCCGGCGCGGACACCTGCAACCCGCCTCCCGTCCCGAGGGAGAAGCGTGGCCCGAACTACCTGCGGCGAGACCTGCGCCGGCGGCTGCTCGAGCGGGGGGCTCGCTTCGACTTCTTCCTCCAGTTCCAGAAGGACCCGGAGACCATGCCCCTCGAGAAGGCCACCGTGCGCTGGAGCGAGGAGCTCTCCCCGCTCATCAAGGTGGCCACGCTCGAGCTGCCGGCGGGGCAGGACATCGATACCCCGGGCCAGCCCGAGGCGATCGACAACCTCTCCTATTCGCCCTGGCATGCGCTCGCGGAGCACTCGCCCGTGGGAAGCATCAACCGCGCCCGCCGCGCCGTCTACAAGGCCTCGGCCGACTACCGCCGCCGCCGCAACCATGTCCCCATCGGAGAGCCGTCCGAGGCCGTCTGA
- a CDS encoding SDR family NAD(P)-dependent oxidoreductase: protein MKDAETAQTPPPAEQPVPLTLDEVRRCTHLLQRMGENRVLLATLPEAERIALLAAAGSVVHPDRDTKARLAKALRRERKQTKREHDRGLRATTEIRTLRRTAVFTVPLLPPPPPSEEPERLLEVARKCYVCKAEFRKLHFFYDSMCGPCADFNYAKRTQRAPLSGKVALITGARVKIGYQASLMLLRSGARVIATTRFPQDAVHRYAREPDFAEWSHRLHIHGLDLRHAPSVELFARHIEQTHHRLDILINNAAQTVRRPPGFYAHLLEGELRPFDALPAETRPLLAGHEACVAAVRPGPGEGGVGASAIETTWRSADPALGIHSSAALSLLPYAMEQEGDTRALFPEGRLDADLQQVDLRRMNSWRMKLADVPTAEMLEVHLVNAVAPFILCGKLKPLMTRDRSSPGHIVNVSAMEGSFSRGTKTDKHPHTNMAKAALNMMTLTSAPDYAKDGIFMNAVDTGWVTDEDPALLAERKQQELDFQPPLDIVDGAARVVDPVISSVNTGQYVWGNFFKDYRHTDW, encoded by the coding sequence ATGAAGGACGCCGAGACAGCCCAGACGCCACCGCCCGCCGAGCAGCCAGTCCCCTTGACCCTGGACGAGGTGCGCAGGTGCACACACCTCCTCCAGAGGATGGGCGAGAATCGCGTCCTGCTGGCGACCCTCCCCGAGGCGGAGCGGATCGCCCTGCTGGCCGCCGCCGGGAGCGTGGTGCACCCGGATCGCGACACGAAGGCCCGGCTCGCCAAGGCGCTGAGGCGCGAGCGAAAGCAGACGAAGCGCGAGCACGACCGCGGCCTCCGCGCGACGACGGAGATCCGCACGTTGCGCCGGACGGCCGTGTTCACGGTGCCGCTGCTCCCGCCGCCACCGCCCTCGGAGGAGCCGGAGCGGCTGCTCGAGGTGGCGCGCAAGTGCTACGTCTGCAAGGCGGAGTTCCGCAAGCTGCACTTCTTCTACGACTCCATGTGCGGCCCATGCGCGGACTTCAACTACGCGAAGCGGACCCAGCGGGCCCCGCTGTCCGGGAAGGTCGCGCTCATCACCGGCGCGCGCGTGAAGATCGGCTATCAGGCGTCCCTGATGTTGCTGCGCTCGGGGGCGCGGGTGATCGCCACCACCCGGTTCCCCCAGGACGCGGTGCACCGCTACGCGCGAGAGCCCGACTTCGCGGAGTGGTCGCACCGGCTGCACATCCATGGCCTCGACCTGCGGCATGCGCCCAGCGTCGAGCTCTTCGCGCGGCACATCGAGCAGACGCACCACCGGCTGGACATCCTCATCAACAACGCGGCGCAGACGGTGCGCCGTCCGCCCGGCTTCTACGCGCACCTGCTGGAAGGCGAGCTGCGCCCCTTCGACGCGCTCCCGGCGGAGACGCGCCCGCTGCTCGCCGGACACGAGGCGTGCGTCGCGGCGGTGCGGCCCGGGCCCGGTGAAGGCGGCGTTGGCGCCTCGGCCATCGAGACCACGTGGCGCAGCGCGGATCCGGCGCTCGGCATCCACTCGTCCGCCGCGCTGTCGCTGCTCCCCTATGCCATGGAGCAGGAGGGAGACACGCGCGCCCTCTTCCCCGAGGGCCGGCTGGACGCGGACCTGCAGCAGGTGGATCTGCGGCGGATGAACTCCTGGCGGATGAAGCTGGCGGACGTGCCGACGGCGGAGATGCTCGAGGTGCACCTGGTGAACGCGGTGGCGCCCTTCATCCTCTGCGGGAAGCTGAAGCCGCTGATGACGCGTGACCGCTCCTCGCCCGGCCATATCGTGAACGTCTCGGCCATGGAGGGCAGCTTCTCGCGCGGAACGAAGACGGACAAACATCCGCACACCAACATGGCGAAGGCCGCGCTGAACATGATGACGCTGACCTCGGCGCCCGACTACGCGAAGGACGGCATCTTCATGAACGCGGTGGACACCGGCTGGGTCACCGACGAGGACCCGGCGCTGCTCGCCGAGCGCAAGCAGCAGGAGCTCGACTTCCAACCCCCCCTGGACATCGTCGACGGCGCGGCGCGCGTGGTGGATCCGGTCATCTCCTCGGTGAACACCGGCCAGTACGTGTGGGGCAACTTCTTCAAGGACTACCGCCACACGGATTGGTGA
- a CDS encoding GNAT family N-acetyltransferase, producing the protein MVQPFDIRPFRPADLPAMQELRRLAFKPVFQSFRDIVGEEIGERAFSDADAEQSRLLETLCGTGSGHQAFVVTVSDEVVGFVTYSLDTKKQVGEIGLNAMHPDHAGQGIGAAMYEFVLERMKSAGMKVATVGTGGDPSHAPARRAYEKVGFGRAIPSVSLYRLL; encoded by the coding sequence ATGGTCCAGCCGTTCGACATTCGTCCATTCCGGCCGGCCGACCTGCCGGCCATGCAGGAGCTCAGGCGGCTCGCGTTCAAGCCCGTCTTCCAATCCTTTCGCGACATCGTCGGTGAGGAGATCGGCGAGAGGGCCTTTTCCGACGCGGACGCGGAGCAGTCCCGGCTGCTCGAGACTCTGTGCGGCACCGGTTCGGGTCACCAGGCCTTCGTGGTCACGGTCAGCGATGAGGTCGTGGGCTTCGTCACGTACTCGCTCGATACGAAGAAGCAGGTCGGTGAGATCGGCCTGAACGCCATGCATCCGGATCATGCCGGCCAAGGTATCGGCGCCGCCATGTACGAATTCGTCCTGGAGCGGATGAAGAGCGCCGGCATGAAGGTGGCCACGGTGGGCACGGGCGGTGACCCCAGCCATGCCCCGGCCCGGCGCGCCTACGAGAAGGTCGGGTTCGGTCGCGCGATCCCCTCGGTGTCGCTGTACAGGCTGTTGTGA
- a CDS encoding DUF3396 domain-containing protein produces the protein MVPDEQRVAISLGEQPKAGDLASGRTLPAYRELARV, from the coding sequence GTGGTGCCAGACGAGCAGCGCGTCGCCATCTCGCTGGGAGAGCAACCCAAGGCAGGAGACCTGGCCAGCGGCAGGACGCTTCCCGCGTACCGCGAGCTCGCCCGGGTGTGA
- a CDS encoding CDP-alcohol phosphatidyltransferase family protein has protein sequence MSKQQRQTLEPHVLVLDTQQSYKRLEEDALIRSVREACRYFAVHHLPYRLSPVILGVPGLLLHLFLLVAVHNFERARWMYALWVVCRVLHFCLDAMDGTLARRNGTQSTARHFWDHWVDVVNSAMAVLIIARLGPQHGVLLLPYVLLTAIGQLFFYLGLCRYFATGIMREPYGNHLWNYVFCLFLGLSVCFHDVAVLETPGFQLTYSLLSLLAFGLGVWSLLRDFVLMYRSPLSSLRFYARILTAPALILGLYVAWLQHWSDVFSARALVAIAMSSLAVSVHARQLVNKPPLWLTAESALFLLVIPLSLLPSSLQPALHHGLLLVMVGAMLLGLYRYLREMISRYPAIGFPLLWLPSTHRPVPHPHVSNKLAA, from the coding sequence ATGAGCAAGCAGCAAAGACAGACGTTGGAGCCCCATGTATTGGTCCTCGATACGCAACAGAGCTACAAGCGTCTGGAGGAAGATGCCCTCATCCGGTCCGTCCGGGAGGCCTGCCGGTACTTCGCCGTCCACCACCTCCCCTACAGGCTCTCCCCCGTCATCCTCGGCGTTCCCGGACTGCTGCTCCACCTGTTCCTCCTCGTCGCCGTCCATAACTTCGAGCGCGCCCGGTGGATGTATGCGCTCTGGGTCGTCTGCCGCGTCCTCCACTTCTGTCTGGATGCCATGGACGGCACCCTCGCCCGGCGCAATGGAACCCAATCCACCGCCCGCCACTTCTGGGACCACTGGGTCGACGTCGTGAACTCGGCCATGGCCGTGCTCATCATCGCCCGGCTCGGCCCCCAGCACGGCGTCCTGCTCCTGCCCTACGTCCTGCTCACCGCCATCGGGCAGCTCTTCTTCTACCTCGGCCTGTGCCGCTACTTCGCCACCGGCATCATGCGCGAGCCCTACGGCAACCACCTCTGGAACTATGTCTTCTGTCTGTTCCTCGGGCTGTCCGTCTGCTTCCACGACGTGGCCGTCCTCGAGACCCCCGGCTTCCAGCTCACCTACTCGCTCCTGAGCCTCCTCGCCTTCGGGCTCGGCGTCTGGTCCCTGCTGCGTGACTTCGTCCTCATGTACCGCTCGCCGCTCTCGTCCCTCCGCTTCTACGCGCGCATCCTCACCGCCCCCGCGCTCATCCTCGGCCTCTACGTGGCCTGGCTTCAGCACTGGAGCGATGTCTTCTCCGCCCGCGCCCTCGTCGCCATCGCCATGAGCAGCCTCGCGGTCAGCGTCCACGCGCGCCAGCTCGTCAACAAGCCTCCCCTCTGGCTCACCGCCGAGAGCGCCCTGTTCCTCCTCGTGATCCCCCTCTCCCTGTTGCCTTCCTCCCTCCAGCCCGCGCTCCACCACGGCCTGCTCCTCGTCATGGTGGGGGCAATGCTCCTCGGCCTGTACCGCTACCTCCGGGAGATGATCTCCCGCTACCCGGCGATCGGCTTTCCGCTGCTCTGGTTGCCTTCGACGCACAGGCCCGTGCCCCACCCGCACGTGAGCAACAAGCTCGCGGCCTGA
- a CDS encoding glycoside hydrolase family 3 protein gives MERSFSRRKSVSRAALLLLSLAACKDPQPGPGPGPNNPPPDDWPAIQSAIPKDPAIEAKVDALVASMSLEEKVGQITQVEIGHVTPDEVKQYHLGSVLNGGGSWPNGNKGSTVEQWNTLADQLWEASMDPSNPHRIPIIWGVDAVHGHNNVKGATLFPHNIGLGAANDPDLLERIGEVTAREVAHTGLDWAFGPTLAVVRDDRWGRTYEGYSEDPAIVESYAGRIVKGLQGQLGKDAKANERVLASAKHFLGDGGTKEGKDQGITQVTEKELRDIHGRGYFPALAAGAQTIMASFNSWRDAAKGDDAKAYKMHGSKYLLTDVLKTKMGFDGFVISDWNGIGQITKENSDSPRDCTNGDCPQAIIAGVDMVMVPYRDDWKAFITNTLASVRSGEIPQERLDDAVRRILRVKYRAGLFEKPKPSQRTSRQVGTAENRAVAREAVRKSLVLLKNNGGTLPLSRTAKVLVAGKSADSLSNQSGGWSITWQGTDTTNADFGGGTTLWRAIQKIAPNATLDTSADGAKADATYDAAVVVIGETPYAEGQGDIGRTKTLELARLRPEDYTLLQSLKAKGVKKIVTVLFSGRPLYTNKELNVSDAFVAAWLPGTEGEGMTDVLFRKDDGSIDYDFHGKLSYSWPKAPCQVSLNKGDANYDPLFAYGYGLTYAQPQELGALEETTQTHGCSMTPGGGGTTDVPLSLFDRANQDDWVMRIGAPSNWGGIDVAQSTSNTTSLAPNELSVTPVDDQGGIQWAAVNVKFSGTGQVYMQNKNGNVGRDLQSYLNSNGALVFSVKVNVAPAAQVNLSAHCIYPCLGEIQLTAPLRNLEGKGWNELAVPLSCFEQTGLDFSNVNSPFLLYTTATLDLVLANIRWEPNRAGNVSCTGGEPPPAPIAITGDKDVYVNGISDTALFATPNGWTSGTTGTLTVTPDFDIGGGEKVIDVDMKGLKEGGGNGGFAFGLKEPNLMDVTAIAETGGVQFELRVLDYGATTQDFWVKSICNRKPDSCATGDLKNLVGHPEVGTWTTVKMPFSDPSYPASWDKTKVSSVMEMLPAWGDQGGNIHFQLRNIRIKKQLD, from the coding sequence ATGGAACGGTCGTTCTCGCGGCGAAAGAGTGTCTCTCGCGCCGCCCTCCTGCTGTTGTCACTCGCGGCCTGCAAGGATCCCCAGCCCGGACCCGGGCCCGGGCCCAACAATCCCCCTCCCGACGACTGGCCGGCCATCCAGAGCGCCATCCCCAAGGACCCCGCCATCGAGGCCAAGGTCGACGCCCTCGTGGCCAGCATGTCGCTCGAGGAGAAGGTCGGGCAGATCACCCAGGTGGAGATCGGCCACGTCACGCCCGACGAGGTGAAGCAGTACCACCTCGGCTCGGTGCTCAACGGCGGTGGCTCGTGGCCCAACGGCAACAAGGGCTCCACCGTGGAGCAGTGGAACACCCTGGCCGACCAGCTGTGGGAGGCCTCGATGGATCCCTCCAATCCCCACCGCATCCCCATCATCTGGGGAGTGGACGCAGTTCACGGCCACAACAACGTGAAGGGCGCCACCCTCTTCCCGCACAACATCGGCCTGGGCGCCGCCAATGACCCCGACCTGCTCGAGCGCATCGGCGAGGTGACGGCGCGCGAAGTGGCCCACACCGGCCTGGACTGGGCCTTCGGGCCGACGCTCGCCGTCGTGCGCGACGACCGCTGGGGCCGCACCTACGAGGGCTATTCCGAGGACCCCGCCATCGTCGAGTCCTACGCCGGCCGCATCGTCAAGGGGCTCCAGGGCCAGCTCGGCAAGGACGCGAAGGCCAACGAGCGGGTGCTCGCCTCGGCCAAGCACTTCCTGGGCGACGGCGGCACCAAGGAGGGCAAGGATCAGGGCATCACCCAGGTCACCGAGAAGGAGCTGCGCGACATCCATGGCCGCGGCTACTTCCCGGCGCTCGCGGCCGGGGCCCAGACGATCATGGCCTCGTTCAACAGCTGGCGGGACGCGGCCAAGGGCGACGACGCCAAGGCCTACAAGATGCACGGCAGCAAGTACCTGCTGACGGACGTGTTGAAGACCAAGATGGGCTTCGACGGCTTCGTCATCTCCGACTGGAACGGCATCGGGCAGATCACCAAGGAGAACAGCGACTCGCCCCGGGACTGCACCAACGGCGATTGCCCGCAGGCCATCATCGCCGGCGTGGACATGGTGATGGTGCCCTACCGCGATGACTGGAAGGCCTTCATCACCAACACCCTCGCCTCCGTGCGGAGCGGGGAGATTCCCCAGGAGCGTCTGGATGACGCGGTCCGCCGCATCCTGCGCGTGAAGTACCGCGCCGGCCTCTTCGAGAAGCCCAAGCCCTCGCAGCGCACCTCGCGCCAGGTGGGCACCGCCGAGAACCGCGCCGTGGCCCGCGAGGCGGTCCGCAAGTCGCTGGTGCTCCTCAAGAACAACGGCGGCACCCTGCCCCTGTCGCGCACCGCCAAGGTGCTCGTGGCGGGCAAGAGCGCCGACAGCCTGTCCAACCAGTCCGGCGGCTGGTCCATCACCTGGCAGGGCACGGACACCACCAACGCCGACTTCGGCGGCGGCACCACCCTCTGGCGGGCCATCCAGAAGATCGCCCCCAACGCCACGCTCGACACCAGCGCGGATGGGGCCAAGGCGGATGCCACCTATGACGCCGCCGTGGTCGTCATCGGCGAGACGCCCTACGCCGAGGGCCAGGGTGACATCGGCAGGACCAAGACCCTGGAGCTCGCCCGGCTGCGCCCCGAGGACTACACGTTGCTGCAGAGCCTCAAGGCCAAGGGCGTGAAGAAGATCGTCACCGTGCTCTTCTCCGGCCGTCCGCTCTACACCAACAAGGAGCTCAACGTGTCGGATGCCTTCGTCGCCGCGTGGCTGCCCGGCACCGAGGGCGAGGGCATGACGGACGTGCTGTTCCGCAAGGACGACGGCTCCATCGATTACGACTTCCACGGCAAGCTGTCCTACTCGTGGCCCAAGGCCCCCTGCCAGGTCTCGCTCAACAAGGGGGATGCCAACTACGACCCGCTCTTCGCCTACGGCTACGGGCTGACCTACGCCCAGCCCCAGGAGCTGGGCGCCCTCGAGGAGACGACCCAGACCCACGGCTGCAGCATGACGCCGGGCGGCGGCGGCACCACCGACGTGCCGCTGTCCCTCTTCGACCGCGCCAACCAGGACGACTGGGTGATGCGCATTGGCGCGCCGTCCAACTGGGGCGGCATCGACGTGGCGCAGAGCACCAGCAACACCACGAGCCTCGCTCCCAATGAGCTCAGCGTCACCCCCGTCGACGACCAGGGCGGCATCCAGTGGGCCGCCGTCAACGTCAAGTTCAGCGGCACCGGTCAGGTCTACATGCAGAACAAGAACGGCAACGTCGGCCGAGACCTCCAGTCCTACCTGAACTCCAATGGCGCGCTCGTCTTCTCCGTGAAGGTGAACGTGGCGCCGGCCGCCCAGGTGAACCTCTCCGCGCACTGCATCTACCCGTGCCTCGGGGAGATCCAGCTCACCGCCCCCCTCAGGAACCTGGAGGGCAAGGGCTGGAACGAGCTCGCCGTCCCCCTCTCCTGCTTCGAGCAGACGGGCCTGGACTTCAGCAACGTGAATTCGCCCTTCCTGCTCTACACCACGGCCACGTTGGACCTGGTGCTCGCCAACATCCGCTGGGAGCCGAACCGGGCTGGCAACGTGAGCTGCACCGGCGGCGAGCCGCCCCCCGCCCCCATCGCCATCACCGGCGACAAGGACGTCTACGTCAACGGCATCTCCGACACCGCGCTCTTCGCCACGCCCAACGGGTGGACCAGTGGCACGACGGGCACCTTGACGGTGACCCCCGACTTCGACATCGGCGGCGGTGAGAAGGTCATCGACGTCGACATGAAGGGCCTCAAGGAGGGCGGCGGCAACGGCGGCTTCGCCTTCGGGCTCAAGGAGCCGAACCTGATGGACGTCACCGCCATCGCCGAGACGGGCGGCGTGCAGTTCGAGTTGCGGGTGCTCGACTACGGCGCCACCACCCAGGACTTCTGGGTGAAGAGCATCTGCAACCGCAAGCCGGACAGCTGCGCGACGGGCGACCTGAAGAACCTCGTCGGCCACCCGGAGGTCGGAACGTGGACGACGGTGAAGATGCCCTTCTCCGACCCGTCCTACCCGGCCTCCTGGGACAAGACCAAGGTCAGCTCCGTCATGGAGATGCTGCCCGCCTGGGGTGACCAGGGTGGCAACATCCACTTCCAGCTGCGCAACATCCGCATCAAGAAGCAGCTCGACTGA
- a CDS encoding beta-galactosidase, whose protein sequence is MQQGRSVRFEDGVLVVDGAERLMISGDYPYYRDRPEQWAAKLAELRDAGIQVVTFSIPWRHHVEEGEGSRRFVFSGGPEDNRDLLGFIEQLGRAGLLGLARTGPFVDPEERMGGLPDHVGPAYGGASPAVLSAEGTPLLFQGLALPSPLAPAFLAETKEWLRALTNEVLADRLYPRGPLLGVQLGHEGLYGDAAMALGAFDYSAPALQGFRRFLARKYRVIDALNEAHGTTWKSFGEVPPVKGWGGMATLGACLDWGEWCGHYLGEVLQEWGTGLPGSCPRLVSLPPPGRAGLDAWLGRVRPERLRGMQYGFTRGTGDVVGDEGAFLGAVLAARRQRGPDLEVAPSAQAYSALLALASGATGISVPTGARGATSKTLSLLTDFLSHEGQSLPRRAHRAELAWGVYTSYNFLAAWEPPSAPRYKGLRLPQPATEALEHFAADCLAQGVDFRLVDLEQASAQELASCPRIVLAGSFFMSEALQEKLADYVEKGGLLVVCGESPLFDERLRICEIFQERVLGHHFQGKESVQSVKGLPGEVACRPLGLPEGAEPFMASPAGVHGYRVRRGEGYALYLDVRAGPGVFRRVLEVLGLGGAPMGPRAFVTEYVGEEDAWLFALGRGRGGTVKRTLLGVPLELELADQGCAVVKVRRGRIAGCFVQGRDEQSGRGAPVRVRYGGEELSTDVPCDLSAISEDDGLRVRWVSGGAPVRVRVPGKGEPRS, encoded by the coding sequence ATGCAGCAGGGACGAAGCGTGCGGTTCGAGGACGGTGTCCTGGTGGTCGACGGCGCCGAGCGCCTGATGATCTCCGGGGACTACCCCTACTACAGGGACCGGCCCGAGCAGTGGGCGGCGAAGCTGGCGGAGCTGCGTGACGCCGGCATCCAGGTGGTGACGTTCTCCATCCCCTGGCGCCACCACGTGGAGGAGGGGGAGGGGAGCCGGCGCTTCGTCTTCTCTGGCGGTCCCGAGGACAACCGGGACCTCCTGGGCTTCATCGAGCAGCTCGGCCGGGCCGGGCTGCTGGGGCTGGCCAGAACAGGGCCATTCGTGGATCCGGAGGAGCGGATGGGGGGGCTTCCGGATCACGTCGGGCCCGCGTATGGGGGGGCCTCGCCCGCGGTGCTCTCCGCCGAGGGCACGCCGCTGCTCTTCCAGGGGCTGGCGCTCCCGTCCCCGCTGGCACCCGCCTTCCTCGCGGAGACGAAGGAGTGGCTGCGAGCCCTGACGAACGAGGTGCTCGCGGACCGGCTCTACCCGCGAGGGCCACTGCTGGGCGTGCAGCTGGGCCACGAGGGGCTCTATGGCGACGCCGCCATGGCGCTCGGAGCCTTCGATTACTCCGCGCCGGCCCTTCAGGGCTTCCGGCGCTTCCTGGCCCGCAAGTACCGCGTCATCGACGCGTTGAACGAAGCGCATGGCACCACCTGGAAGTCCTTCGGGGAGGTGCCTCCGGTGAAGGGCTGGGGGGGCATGGCCACCCTGGGCGCCTGCCTCGACTGGGGCGAGTGGTGCGGGCATTACCTGGGAGAGGTGCTCCAGGAGTGGGGAACGGGCCTGCCGGGCTCGTGCCCGAGGCTCGTCAGCCTCCCGCCTCCCGGCCGGGCCGGGCTCGACGCCTGGCTCGGACGCGTCCGGCCCGAGCGCCTGCGCGGCATGCAATACGGCTTCACGCGCGGGACGGGCGATGTCGTGGGGGACGAGGGTGCCTTCCTCGGCGCCGTGCTGGCCGCCCGCCGGCAGCGCGGGCCCGACCTGGAGGTGGCTCCCAGCGCCCAGGCCTATTCCGCCCTGCTCGCGCTCGCCTCCGGGGCCACGGGCATCAGCGTTCCCACCGGAGCGCGCGGCGCCACCTCCAAGACGCTCTCGCTGCTCACGGACTTCCTGAGCCACGAGGGCCAGTCGCTGCCGCGCCGTGCCCACCGCGCCGAGCTGGCCTGGGGCGTCTACACTTCCTACAACTTCCTGGCGGCGTGGGAGCCGCCGTCCGCTCCGCGCTACAAGGGGCTGCGTCTGCCGCAGCCGGCCACGGAGGCGCTGGAGCACTTCGCGGCGGATTGCCTGGCTCAGGGGGTGGACTTCCGGCTGGTGGACTTGGAGCAGGCCTCAGCGCAGGAACTGGCTTCCTGTCCCCGCATCGTGCTGGCCGGCAGCTTCTTCATGTCCGAGGCCCTGCAGGAGAAGCTGGCCGACTACGTGGAGAAGGGAGGGCTGCTGGTGGTGTGTGGAGAGAGCCCGCTCTTCGACGAGCGGCTGCGCATCTGTGAGATCTTCCAGGAGCGCGTCCTGGGCCACCACTTCCAGGGCAAGGAATCGGTCCAGAGCGTGAAGGGGCTGCCGGGTGAGGTGGCGTGCCGTCCGCTGGGACTGCCCGAGGGAGCCGAGCCGTTCATGGCCTCTCCGGCCGGAGTGCACGGCTACCGGGTGCGGCGGGGCGAGGGTTACGCGCTCTACCTGGACGTGCGCGCGGGTCCCGGCGTCTTCCGCCGGGTGCTGGAGGTGCTGGGGCTGGGGGGAGCGCCCATGGGGCCACGGGCCTTCGTCACGGAGTACGTGGGCGAGGAGGATGCCTGGCTCTTCGCGCTGGGCCGAGGCAGGGGCGGGACGGTGAAGCGCACGTTGCTCGGTGTGCCGCTGGAGCTGGAGCTGGCGGACCAGGGCTGTGCGGTGGTGAAGGTGCGGCGGGGCCGGATCGCCGGCTGCTTCGTCCAGGGGCGCGATGAGCAGTCGGGGCGAGGCGCGCCCGTGCGTGTCCGGTACGGGGGGGAGGAGCTGTCCACGGACGTACCCTGCGACCTGTCGGCCATCTCGGAGGATGACGGCCTGCGCGTGCGGTGGGTCTCTGGTGGAGCTCCGGTCCGGGTGCGTGTGCCAGGCAAGGGCGAGCCCAGGTCCTGA